A genomic window from Streptomyces sp. NBC_00234 includes:
- a CDS encoding roadblock/LC7 domain-containing protein, producing MALDRGLDWLLDDLTGRVEHVRHALVLSNDGLVTGASTGLAREDAEHLAAVSSGLHSLARGSGRHFRAGRARQTMVEFDEALLFVTAAGEGSCLCVLSAAEADVGQVAYEMTLLVNRVGEHLGVGIRNGGSDGPSRL from the coding sequence ATGGCGTTGGACCGGGGACTTGACTGGCTCCTTGACGATCTGACCGGTCGGGTGGAGCACGTACGGCACGCCTTGGTGCTGTCGAACGACGGCCTCGTGACGGGGGCGAGCACGGGCCTGGCGCGCGAGGACGCGGAGCACCTCGCCGCGGTGTCGTCGGGTCTGCACAGCCTGGCCCGTGGATCGGGGCGGCACTTCAGGGCCGGACGGGCACGGCAGACCATGGTGGAGTTCGACGAGGCACTGCTGTTCGTGACGGCCGCGGGCGAAGGCAGCTGCCTCTGTGTGCTGAGTGCGGCCGAGGCCGATGTCGGCCAGGTCGCCTACGAGATGACTCTGCTCGTGAACCGAGTGGGCGAACATCTCGGCGTCGGGATACGCAACGGCGGAAGCGACGGACCAAGCCGCCTCTGA